Part of the Schaalia odontolytica genome is shown below.
GCGGAGCACCGCGCCCAGGCGTTCCGTGCGGTTGAGGCGATTGTTGAGGACGTGAAGGCGAAGCTTCCGGTGTGGAAGAAGCAGGAGCTGACGGACGGCTCGCACAGCTGGTCGGGGCTGTGAGATGACGATCGGTGACCCCTATTCGCGTGACGGCGCGGTGCGAGGGCGCGCCGTCGCGCTGCCCCTGCTCACCCAGCCCGTGCCATTCGAGGCCGGGGATCCCGCGTTGGAGCGCTATCGCCGCAATTGGCTGGTGTCGGGCCTGGGCGAGGCCGGGCAGGCCCGCCTGGCGGCCTCTCGCGTGCTCGTGGTGGGCGCCGGGGGCCTCGGCTCTCCGGTTCTCCTCTACCTGACTGCGGCGGGCGTTGGAACGATCGGCATCTGCGATTCCGACGTGGTGGAGGTGTCGAACCTGCAGCGTCAGCTGTTGCACGGCGAGGCGGACGTGGGGGTGGCGAAGCCGGATTCGGCGGTCCGCCACCTGAGCGCGCTCAACTCGTCGGTGCGTTTCGAGCGCTTCGGGCACGTGACCCGGGAGTGGTTGGAGGAGCACGGGCGCGAATGGGACCTGATCGTCGAGTGTACGGATAGCTTCGACGCGAAGTATCTCGTGGCCGACTACTGCGCGCAGTCCGGGGTTCCCCTCGTGTGGGGGACGGTCGTGTCGATGCAGCTGCAGGTGAGTGTCTTCTGGTCCCACGCCCCCGCCCCCGTGCCGCGCCTGACGCTGCGGAGCCTGCACCCGGTGCAGCCGGCGCCCGGAACGACGCCCTCCTCGCCCGAGGTGGGCGTGCTGGGGCCGGTCGTGGGCCAGGCGGGCACGGCGATGACGACGGAGGCCATCAAGGTGCTGGCGGGCTTCGGCGAGCCCCTCATCGGCCGGGTGCTGACGGTGGACGCCGCCACGCAACGCGCGGACGTGCTGACCTTCGCCCCGTGGGAGTAGGCGTGGCGGGGTCGAGCGCGGCGGGCCGTGGGGCGCGCCCGGATGTCGCCGCGATCGTCGTGGGCGGCGGGGGAGGGCAGAGGCTGGGGGGAGTCTCGAAGCCGGATCTTGTCCTCGGGGGAGTGCGCCTCATCGACCGCGTGTGCGCGGCGTTGACGGGGGCGTGCGGCGCTGGGTGCGTGGCGGTCGTGCCGCCCGCGGTGCGCGTCCCGGATGGGGTCGCACGAACGCTTGAGGATCCGCCGGGCGGCGGGCCTCTGGCGGGGATCGACGCCGGACTGTCGGCGCTTCACCTCGGCGAGGGCGGACTCGCCGTCGTGGTGTCGGTCGATGCGCCGGGTGTGGGCGAGTTCGTGCCGCTCCTGCTGGCCGAGCCCCTGGGCGAGGCGGCGGATGGGCGCATCGTTCGGGGCGGTGAGCCCGAGCCCTTCGACCAGTACCTAATGGGCGTCTACCGGGTGGCTTCGCTGCGCCGCGCCATCGACGAGGCCGTGGCTGCTCTCGGGTCGGTCCGGGGCGTGGGCGTGCGCCGGGTGCTTCGTTCCCTGGCGTTGGAGCGGGTGGAGGTCGATGCTCTGGCCTGCCGGGACGTCGATACTCCCGAGGACCTCGTATGGTGGGAGGCTCGTCTCACGCGCGCGTTGCCGCGCGAGAATGCGGATTATGATGGCAGGAGCGGGCGAGCCGCCGAGGCGTGATCACCCGGTGAAAATTCACAAGTGAAGATGCGAGACGAAGGGCCGTATCTTTCGTATGATTGACCAGTCTGAAAGTAGGAGTTGAGGATGTCTTCTCGTGTGTCGCGTCGCGTGTTGGCGGCGGTTTCGTCGGTGGCTTGTGGTGTTGTGTTGCTCGCGGGGTGCGTGCCGGGCCTTGGTGGGGGCAGCGCTGCTGACATCAGTGGGCTGAAGAATATTCCGGAGGGTCAGAAGCGGGAGCTGGTGAGCCAGTTTAACGCGGCGTCGGGCGCGGACAAGCAGAAGATTGCGGCGAAGGCTCAGGCGTTGAGCGCGATGGTGGGCGCTCAGTTGGTGGGTGCGGATCCGTCTGATATTTCGGGGCAGAAGTTCAAGCTGGATGGGCAGAACAAGGTTGCCGTGAACAAGGATGACATGGTCTACAAGATGATGTCGGCCACGGATTATTGGCGGTTGGGGCAGGATACGTACGACCTGTGTGTGGAGCAGGATTGTGAGTATTACTCGTCGTGGACGGTGGACGTGGAGGGTAGTAGCTCCGATGTGACGTATGTGTGGACGTTGAAGATTGAGGGGCCGGATCAGCCCGCTCAGCCGTTGGTGCGGCGTTTTAAGGTGTCGAAGTAGTCGCGGCGCGGTGCGCCGAACAACCCATCACGAGAGCAAGGAGAACACAATGCCAGGCGAAGACGGGCAGGGGTACCAAG
Proteins encoded:
- a CDS encoding HesA/MoeB/ThiF family protein — encoded protein: MTIGDPYSRDGAVRGRAVALPLLTQPVPFEAGDPALERYRRNWLVSGLGEAGQARLAASRVLVVGAGGLGSPVLLYLTAAGVGTIGICDSDVVEVSNLQRQLLHGEADVGVAKPDSAVRHLSALNSSVRFERFGHVTREWLEEHGREWDLIVECTDSFDAKYLVADYCAQSGVPLVWGTVVSMQLQVSVFWSHAPAPVPRLTLRSLHPVQPAPGTTPSSPEVGVLGPVVGQAGTAMTTEAIKVLAGFGEPLIGRVLTVDAATQRADVLTFAPWE
- the mobA gene encoding molybdenum cofactor guanylyltransferase, with amino-acid sequence MAGSSAAGRGARPDVAAIVVGGGGGQRLGGVSKPDLVLGGVRLIDRVCAALTGACGAGCVAVVPPAVRVPDGVARTLEDPPGGGPLAGIDAGLSALHLGEGGLAVVVSVDAPGVGEFVPLLLAEPLGEAADGRIVRGGEPEPFDQYLMGVYRVASLRRAIDEAVAALGSVRGVGVRRVLRSLALERVEVDALACRDVDTPEDLVWWEARLTRALPRENADYDGRSGRAAEA